DNA sequence from the Elusimicrobiota bacterium genome:
AAGCTCGACGGTATCCAAAGAATCCGCACCAAGGTCATTAACAAAATGCGCCTGCGGATTTACTTCTTCAGGTTTTACGCCTAACTGTTCAACTATAATCTCTTTCACTTTTTCTTCATGATTTGCCATAACTTTACAATCCTCCCTCAACCTTTAAAATATATACCTTTTTTACTTTAACTCACAACCCCTGCAACTTTATATTTAAAACAACTACTACATATACATCCCGCC
Encoded proteins:
- the acpP gene encoding acyl carrier protein → MANHEEKVKEIIVEQLGVKPEEVNPQAHFVNDLGADSLDTVELVMALEEEFGIEIPDEEAEKIATVGQAIEYIKTHATDK